The following coding sequences are from one Gossypium raimondii isolate GPD5lz chromosome 4, ASM2569854v1, whole genome shotgun sequence window:
- the LOC105767264 gene encoding uncharacterized protein LOC105767264: MGLKEQVLSKASLLYGFTNHRVKVKGSITLLVTLGDGEHTTTEYVQFFIVDHPMAFNAIFGRLIMRTVKMVVTKFSIKIKFSTRTGIKFRRSDQRTTRKCHMLSVKQAREPLFNDDEERTIKISLVLLPEQKNTLVYYLKVNSNVFAWSAVDMLGIDPQVIVHRLNILLEAMPVKQEKRKFAPQVVEVVRQEVGKLLLAGFIKEVEYLDWVLNMVMVKKANGKWRMCIDFTNLNKACPKDSFHLPSVDHLVYASVGHRFMSFMDAFSSYNQILLDQSTR; encoded by the exons ATGGGGTTGAAGGAACAAGTTTTGTCCAAGGCTAGCCTGCTGTATGGTTTTACGAACCACCGAGTTAAGGTGAAGGGTTCTATCACTTTGCTAGTTACCTTGGGAGATGGTGAGCATACGACTACAGAATATGTACAGTTTTTTATTGTGGACCATCCTATGGCATTTAACGCCATTTTCGGGCGTCTAATAATGAGAACAGTGAAGATGGTGgtaacaaaattttctataaagATCAAATTTTCGACAAGGACAGGGATCAAGTTCAGGCGATCTGACCAGCGAACAACAAGGAAATGTCATATGTTGTCTGTGAAACAGGCACGAGAGCCT CTATTCAATGATGACGAAGAAAGGACAATAAAGATTTCATTAGTATTATTACCTGAACAAAAGAACACTTTGGTTTACTATTTGAAGGTGAACTCGAATGTTTTTGCCTGGTCAGCAGTAGATATGCTAGGGATAGACCCACAGGTAATTGTCCACAGGCTAAATATACTCCTTGAAGCGATGCCGGTTAAGCAGGAAAAGAGGAAGTTTGCTCCGCAGGTTGTAGAAGTCGTGAGGCAAGAGGTAGGTAAACTATTGTTGGCAGGTTTTATCAAGGAAGTTGAATATCTAGACTGGGTCTTAAATATGGTCATGGTGAAAAAGGCAAACGGCAAATGGAGGATGTGTATTGATTTCACCAACCTTAACAAAGCATGCCCCAAAGATAGCTTCCATTTACCCTCGGTTGATCATTTAGTTTATGCTTCTGTAGGTCACAGGTTCATGAGCTTTATGGATGCCTTTTCAAGTTATAACCAGATTTTATTGGATCAAAGTACTAGGTGA